GCAATATTGGGCTGATGCGGGCTATTGCCGACGCTTGTCTGGCTGAAGGCGGACATGTAATTGGTGTGATGCCTCAAGGACTGATTGACCGTGAAGTAGCCTATACCAATCTGAAAGAGTTTCATGTGGTTGAATCAATGAGTATACGCAAAGAAAAAATGGCGGAACTCTCAGATGCTTTTATCGCTATGCCGGGCGGCATTGGCACACTCGACGAAATATTTGAGGTTATGTCATGGAATCAACTGGAGATCATGGACAAACCTGTGGCATTGCTTAATACCAAAGGCTTTTATAACGATTTGGTAAAATTCCTGGATTACACGGTTGAACAGCGATTTGTAAGAAGTGAACACCGCCAGAATCTTTTGGTGG
This region of Lentimicrobiaceae bacterium genomic DNA includes:
- a CDS encoding TIGR00730 family Rossman fold protein, coding for MRKIESICVFCGSSPGADVAFTEAARELGRLLGQKKITLVYGGSNIGLMRAIADACLAEGGHVIGVMPQGLIDREVAYTNLKEFHVVESMSIRKEKMAELSDAFIAMPGGIGTLDEIFEVMSWNQLEIMDKPVALLNTKGFYNDLVKFLDYTVEQRFVRSEHRQNLLVDEGPEQLLLAIENYESVKVDSKWIDDIKAQTESRLNGK